A single Lolium perenne isolate Kyuss_39 chromosome 6, Kyuss_2.0, whole genome shotgun sequence DNA region contains:
- the LOC127308544 gene encoding uncharacterized protein, whose protein sequence is MAAPPTPGSPTHILPTMADIMAASGAQGLHVSVRTLGPFFRVTATRAGPEKEAAAAAGVELGRAEGAVLPWPGGSLLHLDSMRMSRATLSVPDRPLFGLGLFLGAVAVRHGFDAGCVRAELLAINDSPLYHAKLVKFYTRMGFKAVHEVDGSSITDLAHMLVWGGRGTRMDADIEQLLTKWSKRFRPQD, encoded by the exons atggccgcgccgccaaCGCCAGGCAGTCCCACTCATATCCTCCCGACAATGGCCGACATCATGGCGGCGTCGGGCGCGCAGGGCCTGCACGTCAGCGTGCGCACGCTCGGCCCCTTCTTCCGTGTCACGGCGACCCGCGCCGGGCCCgagaaggaggcggcggcggcggcgggcgtggaGCTGGGCCGCGCCGAGGGCGCCGTCCTGCCTTGGCCCGGGGGCTCCCTGCTGCACCTGGACTCCATGCGCATGTCGCGCGCCACGCTCTCGGTCCCCGACCGCCCGCTCTTCGgcctcggcctcttcctcggcgcCGTCGCCGTGCGCCACGGCTTCGACGCCGGCTGCGTGCGCGCCGAGCTGCTCGCCATCAATGATTCGCCGCTCTACCACGCCAAG CTTGTTAAGTTCTACACAAGGATGGGTTTCAAAGCAGTGCATGAGGTAGATGGATCATCGATTACGGATCTTGCTCATATGTTAGTGTGGGGAGGTAGAGGAACAAGAATGGATGCAGATATAGAGCAGCTCCTCACAAAGTGGAGCAAAAGATTCAGACCTCAAGACTGA
- the LOC127308546 gene encoding uncharacterized protein, producing the protein MSRTRNALVVTGLVIFAGSGLAFPFYFVKSKNRPIIDSSKPLPPQATFRGPYVNTGSRDIGPDHTEYPKK; encoded by the exons ATGTCCAGGACACGCAATGCTCTAGTTGTCACTGGCCTGGTGATCTTCGCTGGTTCTGGCCTAGcatttcccttctattttgt GAAATCGAAGAACAGACCTATTATTGATTCGTCGAAGCCTCTGCCACCGCAGGCTACTTTCCGAGGACCCTATGTGAATACTGGTTCGCGCGACATAGGGCCTGATCATACGGAGTACCCCAAGAAATGA